Below is a window of Pirellulales bacterium DNA.
AGGGCCAGAAATTCATATACGTGGTCAACAGCGACAACAAGGTCACGTACCGCCGTGTGAAGGTCGGCAAGCTGCGCGAAGGTCTGCGCGTCATCGCGGACGGCATTACGTCCGGCGAGCGAATTGTGACCACCGGCGTGCAGCGCGTGCAGCCGGGCATGACGGTCGAGGCCAAGCTGGTGCAGGCGGAGACGGACAGCAAGCAATGATCTCGCGGTTCTTCATCGATCGCCCGATCTTCGCCGCCGTGCTGTCCATCGCGATTACGTTGGCCGGCGGGGTGGCGGTGTTTACACTGCCGGTGGCCCAGTTCCCGCAGGTCTCGCCACCGACCGTTTCGGTCATGTGCAACTATCCGGGCGCCAGCGCCAAAGACGTGGCCGCCGCCGTGGCCGCCCCCATCGAGCAGTTCGTCAACGGCGTCGAAGGCATGATGTATATGTCGTCGAACTCCACGAACGACGGCCAATACAGCCTGAACGTGACGTTTCACCATGGCATCGACGTGAACATGGCGCTGGTGCTCGTGCAGAATCGCGTGGCCCTGGCTACGCAATTGCTGCCCGACGTCATCAAGCAGACCGGAGTAACCTGTCGCAAGCAGTCGCCCGATATCTTAATGGGCATTGCGTTGTATTCGCCCGACCACCGCTATGACCAGCTATATGTCAGCAACTACGCCGTCATGCAGGTGAAAGATGAACTGGCGCGGCTGGACGGTGTGGCCGATGTGTTCGTATTCGGGCAACGCGACTACAGCATGCGGATCTGGGTGAATCCTGAAGAGCTTTCCGCTCGAGGCTTGACGGCTTCCGACGTGGCCGGGGCCATCCGCGAGCAGAACATGCCGGTCGCCACAGGGTCGGTCGGCCAACAGCCCGCCCCCGACAAGCAAGTGACTCAGGTCAGTCTGAACACGCTGGGCCGGCTACGAGAGGTGGAGCAATTTGAGGACGTGATTCTCAAGGCCACGCCCGAGGGCCGCATCACCCGGCTAAAAGATGTCGCTCGCGTGGAGCTGGGAGCCAAGAGCCGCGACGTCAACGTGAGCATGGACAACCAGCCCACGGTGTTTCTGGCGATCTTTCAGATGCCCGACGCCAACGCGCTCGACACGCACGACCGTGTCATGGCCAAGGTTCAAGAGCTGAGCGAGAGGTTTCCGGAAGGACTTGCTTATGACGTCGGTTTCACGACGGTTCCCTACACGCGCGAGAGTATTCGGGAAGTATTTAACACGCTTCGCGACGCCATCGTGCTGGTGGCATTTGTCGTCCTTCTTTTCTTGCAGAATTGGCGGTCGGCGATTATTCCACTGGTGGCGGTGCCGGTGGCGATCATCGGCACGTTCGCCGTGATGGCGGCCATGGGGTTCAGCTTGAACAACCTGACGCTGTTCGGTCTGGTGCTGGCCATCGGCATCGTGGTGGATGACGCCATCGTAGTGGTCGAGGCGGTCGAGCATCACATTGACCTGGGATTGTCTCCGCGTGAAGCCACCCTCAAGGCGATGCAACAGGTTTCCGGGCCGGTGATTGCCGTGGGACTGGTGCTCAGCGCGGTATTTGTGCCGTGCGCGTTCATTACGGGCATTACAGGACAGTTTTTCCGGCAATTTGCCATGACGATTGCCGTCTCGACGGTCATCTCGGCGTTCAACTCGCTAACGCTCAGTCCGGCGTTGACGGCGATCCTGCTGCGGCCACGCGACAAGGCCAACGCATTGCCCCTTCCCTGGGCCGCATTCCCACTGATTGGCGGCGTGATTGGCTGGATCGTTTATGCGGCGTTCGGCGAAGGTCTGTTGGGGCGTTTCGGCGGCGATTTCAGTGAGCGGCTAGGGGCTCTCTCGCCTTGGGCGGCGCCGGTCGCCGCCGCCTTTATCGGCATGACGGCAAGCGCGGCAATGGGGCCGTGGCTGAATCGAATGCTGGCGGCCACGTTTCGTGGCTTTGATCGCGGGTTTCGCGTGGCGACGAACTTTTACGTGCGAGTCGCCGGCGGCTTGCTCCGCACCAGCGCCATCGTTCTGGTGCTCTATGGCGGCTTGCTCTTGCTGACGTGGTGGCGATTTAATGTTACACCCAAAGGATTTATTCCCACGCAGGACATGGGATACCTGCTGGTCAGCGTGCAATTGCCCGACGCCGCATCGCTGGAGCGCACGCAGGCGGTGATGGACCACCTGGTGAAAATCGGCACGGCTCATCCAGGCATCAAGCACTGTTCGGGCATTGCCGGCCAGTCGTTCATTTTAAACGCGGCGGCCTCGAATTTCGGCTCGATGTTCGTCAACCTGCGGGAGTACCATCTGCGGCGCTCACCAGCGATGTCGAGCGGGGCCATCATGGCCTATTTGCAGGAAGAGGCCGCCAAAATCAAAGAAGCCAATATCATGATCCTTCCTCCTCCGCCGATTCGCGGCGTGGGGCGCGCGGGTGGATTCATGCTGATGGTCGAAGACCGTGGCGACGTCGGTCCGGTGGGTCTGCAACAAGCGACGGACGGCCTGATCGCAGTCGCCAGCCAGACGCCCGGCATCATGCGCCCCATGAGCTCTTTTCGGGCCAATGTACCGCAGGTGCGTATTTCGCCCGACCCGCGGCAGTGCATGATACGGCATGTGTCGCTGCAGGATTTTGCCGACACGTTGCGCATCTTTCAGGGATCACTTTATGTGAACGATTTCAACAAGTTCGGTCGCACTTGGCAGGTGATCGTGCAGGCCGACCCAAAGTTTCGCCAGTCGATCGAAGAACTGCCTCGACTTAAGGTCCGCAACAGCGAAGGCGTGATGGTGCCGGTCGGATCCTTGGCTTCGGTTCACGAAGTCAACGGCCCTCTCTTGTTGACGCGATACAACATGTATGCCGCAGCATCGGTCAACGGTGCGGCGGCTCCCGGCACGAGCTCCAACCAGGCCATGCAAATGATGGAGCGATTGGCCAACGAGCACCTGCCCCGCAACATGAGGTTCGAATGGACCGACATGTCGTACCTGGAGCTTTTGGCGGGCAACAAGGCGACGGTGCTCTTCGGGTTCGCCGTGGTGATGGTCTTTCTGGTGCTGGCCGCACAATACGAGAGCTGGTCGCTGCCGTTGGCCGTGATTCTGGTCGTACCCATGTGCTTGCTGTGTGGTTTGGTGGGAGTGAGCATCATGCAGATGGACGTCAATATTTTCACGCGCGTCGGATTTGTCGTCTTGGTGGGCCTGGCCAGCAAAAATGCCGTTCTGATTATCGAGTTCGCCCGGCAGCAACGAATGGCGGGAGTTTCGCGCCGAGAGGCAACGCTCGAAGCCTGCCGGCTGCGGTTGCGTCCGATCGTGATGACGTCGTTCGCGTTCATCCTTGGCGTCGTGCCGATGATCATCGCTCACGGGGCGGGAGCGGAGATGCGAAAGGCGTTGGGCGTACCGGTGTTCGCCGGCATGCTCGGCGTCACGGCGTTCGGGCTTGTGCTCACGCCGGTGTTCTTTTATGTCATCGACTGGCTGGGCGAATCGCACTTGCTGCACGCCGCCTGGCTGCGAAAGGTCAACGGCTGGATTCTTGGTGCGCTGAGTCTGCGGCCCGCGCGGCAGCTTGGACGACAGCTCGTGCGCTACGTCGTGGCGGTCGGCCCTAAGCAAGCCAAGCCAGCGCCTGCGCCTACCGAGGAGCCGATCCATGTCGTTTCGCCCGACACGGTTGTCGCCATGACCGAGGAGACGGTGGAGGCCCCCGTCGTGGTCCACGAGATCCATCAACATCGGCCCAAGCGCCGCCCGGCACTATTAAGGAAATCACAGTAGGGTGGGACCAGCGAGCTTGCGAGCGCCGGCGCTCCCAAGGGTTCAGGGTTCAGGGTTCAGAAATACTTACAATTGACTTTTGCCTGACGCCTGACGCCTGACGCCTGACGATGGTGGGCCGGCGCTCGCAAGCTCGCTGGCCCCACCCTACAACTTCCCAATCCAAAATCGAAAATCCAAAATCCAAAATCCCCCAGTGTTTTCCCGCTTCTTCATCCACCGCCCGATCTTCGCCTCGGTGATGTCGATCATGATCACGCTGGCGGGCGGCGTTGCGCTGTTCGCACTGCCGATCGCCCAGTATCCCGACATTACGCCGCCAACCGTCGAAATCTCCGCCGTCTATCCCGGCGCCAACGCGCAGGTGGTGGCCGACACCGTGGCCGCGCCCATCGAGCAGCAGGTGAACGGCGTCGAGCGGATGCTCTATATGTCGTCGCAGTGCACCAACGACGGCACGTATACCTGCACGGTGACGTTCAAGCACGGCGTCGACCTGAACATGGCCCAGGTGCTGGTGCAAAACCGCGTCGCCCTGGCCCAACCAATCTTGCCCAGCCTGGTGCAGCGGCGCGGCGTGGTGGTCAAGAAAAAATCGCCCAGCGTACTGATGATCGTCAACTTGTTTTCGCCCGACAAGTCGCGCGACAACCTCTACCTGAGCAACTACGCCACCATCCAGCTCAAAGACGAGCTGTCGCGGCTCAACGGCGTGGGCGACATCACCTACATCGGCCAGCGCGACTACAGCATGCGGCTCTGGCTCGACCCCGACAAAATGGCCTACCGCGGCCTGACCACCGCCGACGTGGTGCGGACCATCGAGCAGCAGAACACGCAGGTCGCCGCCGGACAAATCGGCCAGCCGCCGATCGACAGCGGCCAGGTCTATCAGTTCACCATGAGCACCATGGGCCGGCTGGTCGAAGTCGAGCAGTTCGGCGACATGATCCTCAAGACCGACCCGCAAGGCCGCTTCGTGCGGCTGCGCGACGTGGCCAATATCGAGTTGGGGGCTTTGGTCTACAACCAGACCTGCACGCTCGACGGGCAGCCGTCGGTGGCGCTCTCCATTTATCAGTTGCCCGGCTCGAACGCCTTGGACGTGGCCCAGCAGGTGCGCGAGAAAATGTCGGAGTTGAAACTCCGTTTTCCCGACGGCGTCGATTACGCGATCGTCTACGACACCACGCCCTTCATCGAAGAATCGATCAACGAGGTCTTCAAGACGCTCCGCGACGCCGTGGCCCTCGTGGCCATCGTCGTGCTGCTCTTCTTGCAGAACTGGCGTTCGGCCATCATTCCGTTGGTGGCGGTGCCGGTGGCGGTGGTCGGCACGTTCGCGGTGATGGCCGGCATGGGGTTCAGTCTGAACAACCTGACGCTCTTCGGACTGGTGTTGGCCATCGGCATCGTGGTCGACGACGCGATCGTGGTGGTCGAAGCGGTCGAGCACCACATCGAGCACGGGCTTTCGCCACGCGACGCCACGCTCAAGGCGATGGAGCAGGTCTCCGGGCCGGTGATCGCCGTCGGCCTGGTGCTCAGCGCCGTGTTCATCCCCTGCGCTTTCATCAGCGGCATCACCGGGCAGTTTTTTCGGCAGTTCGCTCTGACGATCGCCGTATCGACGCTCATCTCGGCCTTCAACTCGCTGACGCTCAGCCCCGCGCTCACGGCCCTGCTGCTGCGGCCGCGCGAGAAGGGTGCGGCGCCGCCTTTGCCGCAATGGACGTTTCCTTTGGCCGGCGGCTGGATCGGCTGGACGCTGCTCAGTCCGTGGTTGGCGCGCCAGCTCGACGCCTGGTCGCCGCACATCCTGACTCAGTTGCAGGCCGCTGGAAGCTGGGCCGTGCCGGCGCTCGCGGCGGTACTGCTGGGCGGCATCGGACTGGTGGCCGGCGGTTGGCTGAATGCCGTGCTCGGTTGGACCTTTCGCACGTTCAACCGCGGCTTCAATCTCGCGACCGACGTTTATACCCGGCTGGTCGGTGGACTCCTGCGAATCAGCCTGCTCGTGCTGCTCGTGTACGGCGGACTGGTCGGTTTGACCTACCAGAGCTTTGTGATCGCTCCCAAGGGCTTCATCCCCTCGCAGGACAAGGGCTATCTGCTGGTCAACGTGCAGTTGCCCGATTCGTCGTCGGTGCAGCGCACGCAGCAGACGATGCAGCAAATCGAAAAGATCGCCGCCAAGGTGCCTGGCATCCATCACACCGTGGCGATCGCCGGGCAATCGATTTTGTTGAACGCCAACGCGCCTAACTTCGGGGCGATGTATGTGATGCTCGACGAGTTTCACCATCGCGTCCAAGAGGGCCTCACGGGCGACGCCGTCGCGGCCGAACTTCAGCGCAAGCTGCAAAACGCCGTGAAAGACGGGCTGATCAACGTCTTTGCCGCGCCGCCGGTGGACGGACTGGGCACGGCGGGCGGCTTCAAGATTGTGATCGAAGACCGCGGCGATTCCGGCGCGGAGACGCTGCAAGGCATCTCGGAGAAAGTCGTGGCCGCCGGCAACCAATCGCCCGATCTACAAGACCTGTTTTGCAGCTTCCGGGCGAACAGTCCTTGGCTTTATCTCGACATCGACCGCTCGGCCGCCAAGCGGATGGGGCTGAACATGGCCGACGTGTTCAACACGCTGCAGGTCTATCTCGGTTCGCTGTACGTGAACGACTTCAACCGCTTCGGCCGCACCTGGCAGGTGAACGTGCAGGCGGCGGCCGAGTTCCGCAACCAGATCGAGGACCTGAAGAAGCTGAAAATTCGCAACAGCGAGAACAAAATGGTGCCGCTGGCGGCGATCAGCGACGTCTACGAACAGACAGGGCCGACGATGATCACGCGCTACAATCTCTATCGTTCGGCTCCGATCAACGGCA
It encodes the following:
- a CDS encoding efflux RND transporter permease subunit, translating into MISRFFIDRPIFAAVLSIAITLAGGVAVFTLPVAQFPQVSPPTVSVMCNYPGASAKDVAAAVAAPIEQFVNGVEGMMYMSSNSTNDGQYSLNVTFHHGIDVNMALVLVQNRVALATQLLPDVIKQTGVTCRKQSPDILMGIALYSPDHRYDQLYVSNYAVMQVKDELARLDGVADVFVFGQRDYSMRIWVNPEELSARGLTASDVAGAIREQNMPVATGSVGQQPAPDKQVTQVSLNTLGRLREVEQFEDVILKATPEGRITRLKDVARVELGAKSRDVNVSMDNQPTVFLAIFQMPDANALDTHDRVMAKVQELSERFPEGLAYDVGFTTVPYTRESIREVFNTLRDAIVLVAFVVLLFLQNWRSAIIPLVAVPVAIIGTFAVMAAMGFSLNNLTLFGLVLAIGIVVDDAIVVVEAVEHHIDLGLSPREATLKAMQQVSGPVIAVGLVLSAVFVPCAFITGITGQFFRQFAMTIAVSTVISAFNSLTLSPALTAILLRPRDKANALPLPWAAFPLIGGVIGWIVYAAFGEGLLGRFGGDFSERLGALSPWAAPVAAAFIGMTASAAMGPWLNRMLAATFRGFDRGFRVATNFYVRVAGGLLRTSAIVLVLYGGLLLLTWWRFNVTPKGFIPTQDMGYLLVSVQLPDAASLERTQAVMDHLVKIGTAHPGIKHCSGIAGQSFILNAAASNFGSMFVNLREYHLRRSPAMSSGAIMAYLQEEAAKIKEANIMILPPPPIRGVGRAGGFMLMVEDRGDVGPVGLQQATDGLIAVASQTPGIMRPMSSFRANVPQVRISPDPRQCMIRHVSLQDFADTLRIFQGSLYVNDFNKFGRTWQVIVQADPKFRQSIEELPRLKVRNSEGVMVPVGSLASVHEVNGPLLLTRYNMYAAASVNGAAAPGTSSNQAMQMMERLANEHLPRNMRFEWTDMSYLELLAGNKATVLFGFAVVMVFLVLAAQYESWSLPLAVILVVPMCLLCGLVGVSIMQMDVNIFTRVGFVVLVGLASKNAVLIIEFARQQRMAGVSRREATLEACRLRLRPIVMTSFAFILGVVPMIIAHGAGAEMRKALGVPVFAGMLGVTAFGLVLTPVFFYVIDWLGESHLLHAAWLRKVNGWILGALSLRPARQLGRQLVRYVVAVGPKQAKPAPAPTEEPIHVVSPDTVVAMTEETVEAPVVVHEIHQHRPKRRPALLRKSQ
- a CDS encoding efflux RND transporter permease subunit; amino-acid sequence: MFSRFFIHRPIFASVMSIMITLAGGVALFALPIAQYPDITPPTVEISAVYPGANAQVVADTVAAPIEQQVNGVERMLYMSSQCTNDGTYTCTVTFKHGVDLNMAQVLVQNRVALAQPILPSLVQRRGVVVKKKSPSVLMIVNLFSPDKSRDNLYLSNYATIQLKDELSRLNGVGDITYIGQRDYSMRLWLDPDKMAYRGLTTADVVRTIEQQNTQVAAGQIGQPPIDSGQVYQFTMSTMGRLVEVEQFGDMILKTDPQGRFVRLRDVANIELGALVYNQTCTLDGQPSVALSIYQLPGSNALDVAQQVREKMSELKLRFPDGVDYAIVYDTTPFIEESINEVFKTLRDAVALVAIVVLLFLQNWRSAIIPLVAVPVAVVGTFAVMAGMGFSLNNLTLFGLVLAIGIVVDDAIVVVEAVEHHIEHGLSPRDATLKAMEQVSGPVIAVGLVLSAVFIPCAFISGITGQFFRQFALTIAVSTLISAFNSLTLSPALTALLLRPREKGAAPPLPQWTFPLAGGWIGWTLLSPWLARQLDAWSPHILTQLQAAGSWAVPALAAVLLGGIGLVAGGWLNAVLGWTFRTFNRGFNLATDVYTRLVGGLLRISLLVLLVYGGLVGLTYQSFVIAPKGFIPSQDKGYLLVNVQLPDSSSVQRTQQTMQQIEKIAAKVPGIHHTVAIAGQSILLNANAPNFGAMYVMLDEFHHRVQEGLTGDAVAAELQRKLQNAVKDGLINVFAAPPVDGLGTAGGFKIVIEDRGDSGAETLQGISEKVVAAGNQSPDLQDLFCSFRANSPWLYLDIDRSAAKRMGLNMADVFNTLQVYLGSLYVNDFNRFGRTWQVNVQAAAEFRNQIEDLKKLKIRNSENKMVPLAAISDVYEQTGPTMITRYNLYRSAPINGSPAPGVSSGQALEEMEHVARADLPRSMRAEWTELGLLQLQTGNTAMLVFLLAVVLVFLVLAAQYESWALPLAVILVVPMCLLCSVAAVLIAKLDVNIFTQIGFVVLIGLACKNAILIVEFAKAQRESGVPRREATLAACKLRLRPIVMTSLAFILGVVPLMISEGAGAEMRRTLGTAVFGGMLGVTIFGIFLTPVFYYVIQWFADRRRPASVVDGV